The Thermosynechococcus sp. CL-1 genomic interval GCGATCGCAGCCACAAAGATCAAGAGCAAGCCAAGGGGCATCTCAATGGATTGCCAAAATAAAAATTTTAGGGACACCGCTTTCGCATTCTGTACCGAAAAGAGGGCGATCGCCCCGCTGCTGATCATCCAGAGTAAAAAGAGCAAAAAGCGGCGCATTTACTTCCCTTCCGCTTGGCGAATCATCTCCTCCGTCTTATGGTAGCGGTTATAGGTGGAAAACCCCGTAAACATGCCCTTAAGAAAGCCATTCAGTTGCTCGCGGGTACTGGCACTGGCCGTACTCAAAGGTGCCGGCAAAAAGCGATCGCCAAAACCAACAAAGACCAAACCAACCACCAGCACAGGCAAAATCAAGTCCTTGACACGCATAGAGCAAACCTCCACAGGATGATGGCGGAATCGAGAGGACGCGCTAACAGGGAGAACAGATAACTAATAGTTTCTAATGTGCCGCAGGATTGTAAATAATTTTCAGCCTATGCAAAAGAGGGCGATCGCGGTTACAAAGCGTCTATAACAAGAATTGTCAACAAAAATGTCAATAAACATAAACCGTGAAAATACCCATGAAATCTCTGGGAAGGTTGTTGCTACTATAGTAGGCAAGCCATCCAGACCCGAACGCGCCCTATGGTCAACACATCGTCATCTTCTTCTCGGAAAGCACTTACCGTGCGCGGCAGAGCCGCTAGCCCCACAGAACGAGCCATTGTTGCCTCCGGTTACGCCAGTATCGATCAGGTGCGAGAAGCCATGAACACCGCCCGCAAAACGGGCAAGTCCCTCGTAACCGTGTTACAGGAGATTACCGGCAGCACCATGCCCCCCGATGTGTTGCGCCAGTACCACAAGCAACAGCTTTTTGAACTCAAAGTGATCTACGGCGTTGATTGCCTCGATCCCGAACTCAATCGTTTCCCCACCGAGCAAATCGAGGAACTAATCAACACGATTGTACCGATTGACACCTGCCGCACCTACCAAGTCATCCCCATTGCCAAGCACCTCGACGCTGATCCCCCCTATCTGCTCGTGGCGATGGTGGATCCAGATAACCTCCAAGCCATTGACAACCTCACCCGCTTACTCCGCGCCCACAACCTCACCCTCAAGCGAATGGTGATCACCCTAGAGGATTACCAACGCCTCATTGACCCGATTCTCAATAAACAGGTAGCTGAAACCACTGCTGGCAAAAACGCCCCGGCCGCGATCGGTGACATCAACATCGAAGAAGACATCGAAGCCATGGGCGGCCTCGAAGAGCTGGAAGGGGAGCAGGAGGTTGACCTTGCCGAGGCGCTGAAAGGCGCAGAAGATGCTCCGATTATTGCCCTTGTCAACAAAATTTTGGCCAAAGCCCTCACCGAAGGCGTTTCCGACATTCACATCGAACCTCAAGAGGAATACCTGCGGATTCGTTTCCGCAAAGATGGGGTGCTCCACCAAGCCTTTGATCCACTGCCGAAGAAAATCGTGCCAGCCGTCGTTTCCCGCTTCAAAATCTTGGCTGACCTTGATATTGCCGAGCGGCGTGCCCCCCAAGATGGTCGTATCCGCAAAATGTTCCAAGGGCGACGGGTGGACTTCCGAGTGAATACCCTCCCCAGCCGCTGGGGCGAAAAAGTCGTACTGCGAATTCTCGATAACTCCGCCACCCAACTCGGTCTCGACAAGCTGATTACTGACCCTGAGAGCCTTGCTATTGTGCGGGAGATGACCAAGCGCCCCTTTGGCCTCATCCTCGTTACAGGTCCCACTGGTTCAGGGAAAACCACCACGCTTTACTCAGCGCTGGCTGAATGTAATAGTCCCGGTGTCAACATCAGTACAGCGGAAGACCCGATTGAATACACGCTCCCCGGCCTAACGCAGGTACAGGTTATTCGCGAAAAAGGCATGGACTTTGCCTCCATTCTGCGTGCCTTTCTCCGCCAAGACCCCGATGTGATTCTGGTGGGGGAAACCCGCGACAAGGAAACAGCAAAAACCGCTATTGAAGCTGCCTTGACAGGTCACTTGGTGTTAACCACCCTGCACACCAACGATGCCGCCAGTGCCGTTGCCCGTCTCTCGGAAATGGGGGTGGAACCCTTCATGGTCTCCGCTTCCTTAATTGGGGTCGTTGCCCAGCGACTTATGCGGCGGGTATGCAGTGAGTGTCGCATTCCCTATACGCCCACCCGTGAGGAACTGGCACGCTTTGGCTTGTCTGCCTCCAAGGATGTCAACCTCACCCTCTACAAAGCCAATAAACTCACACCCGAGCAGATTCAAGCAGCCAAAGCCAGTGGCCAGCCGATTTGTAGCAAGTGTGGCGGTGTTGGCTACAAAGGACGGGTCGGGGTCTACGAAATTATGCGGGTGACGGAGCGCCTGCAAAGCCTGATTACTGAGGGTGCCCCCACGGAGCGGATCAAGGAAGCGGCGGTTGAAGAGGGCATGAAAACCCTGTTGGCCTATAGCCTGAACCTTGTCAAAGAAGGGGTCACCACCCTCGAGGAAGTCGAGCGCGTCACCTTTACGGACACGGGTCTCGAATCAGAACTCAAGGCCAAACGTAAGAGTTCTTTAACCTGCCGTACCTGCGGTGCCGAGGCGCAGCCCGAATGGTTAGAATGCCCCTATTGCATGACACCCCGCTTTGTGGATTAACAAGATTATTAATGTCAGTGATGAACTTTCGTGTTGTTGACCAAACTGCTTAGACGAGGAACACCCTATGGAGCTAATGATTGAAGACCTAATGGAGCAAGTGGTGGCCAATGGTGGCTCCGATTTGCATATCTCCGCTGGCTTACCCCCCTACATTCGCATTAGCGGCAAATTAACCCCGACAGACTACGAACCCCTCACCCCAGAGCAATGCCAGCGCCTGATCTTCAGCATGCTCAACAATACCCAACGCAAGCACCTAGAGCAAAACTGGGAGTTGGACTGCTCCTATGGTGTACGTGGCCTAGCCCGGTTCCGCGTCAATGTGTATAAAGACCGGGGAACCTATGCTGCTTGCTTGCGAGCACTCAGTTCCAAAATTCCCACGTT includes:
- a CDS encoding lipopolysaccharide assembly protein LapA domain-containing protein, whose translation is MRRFLLFLLWMISSGAIALFSVQNAKAVSLKFLFWQSIEMPLGLLLIFVAAIALWVPYLARPLRR
- a CDS encoding GspE/PulE family protein, encoding MVNTSSSSSRKALTVRGRAASPTERAIVASGYASIDQVREAMNTARKTGKSLVTVLQEITGSTMPPDVLRQYHKQQLFELKVIYGVDCLDPELNRFPTEQIEELINTIVPIDTCRTYQVIPIAKHLDADPPYLLVAMVDPDNLQAIDNLTRLLRAHNLTLKRMVITLEDYQRLIDPILNKQVAETTAGKNAPAAIGDINIEEDIEAMGGLEELEGEQEVDLAEALKGAEDAPIIALVNKILAKALTEGVSDIHIEPQEEYLRIRFRKDGVLHQAFDPLPKKIVPAVVSRFKILADLDIAERRAPQDGRIRKMFQGRRVDFRVNTLPSRWGEKVVLRILDNSATQLGLDKLITDPESLAIVREMTKRPFGLILVTGPTGSGKTTTLYSALAECNSPGVNISTAEDPIEYTLPGLTQVQVIREKGMDFASILRAFLRQDPDVILVGETRDKETAKTAIEAALTGHLVLTTLHTNDAASAVARLSEMGVEPFMVSASLIGVVAQRLMRRVCSECRIPYTPTREELARFGLSASKDVNLTLYKANKLTPEQIQAAKASGQPICSKCGGVGYKGRVGVYEIMRVTERLQSLITEGAPTERIKEAAVEEGMKTLLAYSLNLVKEGVTTLEEVERVTFTDTGLESELKAKRKSSLTCRTCGAEAQPEWLECPYCMTPRFVD